A genomic window from Gymnodinialimonas ceratoperidinii includes:
- the ccmI gene encoding c-type cytochrome biogenesis protein CcmI, with product MILPLIFGAMALLGASFLLLPLLRQDAQNDVRDSGAIAILRDQLSEIERDQARGLISEVEAKDAGIEVKRRLLALSKTHEAPNVSRGRGSWAMYSAVVVVSVSGIGLYGTLGSPGTQSVPFAARSEERAAASEIAGLAAELRSRLEADENGGPYEGWMLLGQTYMRMNDYAGAVDAFAIGVERPEASSATYSQLAEAMLAVESGIVTPPIEAAIEQAVALAPRNPAAVFYQALALDQTGRSASAYDVLAQRIAMESEIAPWMEALIGQMNRIGERLGRQPVGPMMLLSQDGVPGPNADDVEAAAEMSAEDRAEMIQSMVARLATRLEDEPDDLEGWLRLTNAYNVLGDLDAARTALSRAEPLVPETGPQRQAYQDLSEALNQ from the coding sequence ATGATCCTGCCCTTAATTTTCGGAGCTATGGCGCTCCTTGGAGCCTCATTCCTGCTTCTGCCACTCTTGCGGCAAGATGCCCAAAACGACGTCCGCGATTCAGGTGCCATCGCAATCTTGCGGGATCAATTGTCAGAGATCGAGCGCGATCAGGCGCGCGGTCTCATCAGCGAGGTCGAGGCAAAGGATGCCGGGATCGAGGTTAAACGGCGGCTTCTTGCCCTTTCGAAAACGCACGAGGCGCCGAACGTATCAAGAGGGCGCGGCAGTTGGGCCATGTACAGCGCGGTTGTCGTCGTCAGCGTAAGCGGCATCGGTCTTTACGGGACGTTGGGAAGCCCCGGCACGCAAAGCGTTCCCTTTGCCGCGCGCAGTGAAGAACGGGCTGCTGCCAGCGAAATCGCAGGTCTGGCCGCCGAGTTGCGCTCGCGTCTGGAAGCCGACGAAAATGGCGGGCCATATGAGGGCTGGATGTTACTGGGCCAGACCTACATGCGCATGAACGACTACGCCGGTGCCGTGGATGCCTTTGCGATCGGCGTGGAGCGTCCGGAGGCCAGCTCGGCCACCTATTCTCAACTGGCCGAGGCCATGCTTGCTGTCGAAAGTGGCATAGTCACACCGCCGATAGAGGCCGCAATCGAGCAGGCCGTCGCTCTGGCCCCCCGCAATCCCGCAGCCGTCTTCTATCAGGCTTTGGCGCTTGACCAGACGGGTCGCAGCGCATCTGCCTATGATGTCCTGGCTCAACGAATTGCGATGGAGTCCGAGATTGCACCATGGATGGAGGCGTTGATCGGGCAGATGAACAGGATCGGTGAACGTCTGGGCCGCCAACCTGTTGGACCAATGATGCTTTTGTCGCAAGACGGCGTTCCTGGACCAAATGCGGACGATGTCGAGGCCGCAGCGGAGATGAGCGCAGAAGACCGGGCAGAAATGATACAATCTATGGTTGCGCGCCTCGCCACGCGTTTGGAAGACGAGCCGGATGATCTTGAGGGATGGCTGCGTTTGACCAATGCGTACAACGTTCTGGGCGACCTCGATGCAGCGCGCACCGCATTGTCACGAGCTGAACCCCTTGTTCCAGAGACCGGCCCGCAACGTCAGGCTTATCAGGATCTTTCGGAAGCGCTGAACCAGTAG
- a CDS encoding cytochrome c-type biogenesis protein, whose product MIARLLLIITLTLVPVTTALAVEPDEILSDPVLEERAREVSRELRCVVCQNQDIDSSNAGIAREMRILVRERLMAGDTNADILEFMVARYGNYVLLRPPFNAQTYALWFAPLVLALFAGGIGYTVMRQARHKTIRPADLTTDEEAALQAVLETSSDIEKNK is encoded by the coding sequence ATGATCGCACGCCTACTTCTTATCATCACGCTGACCTTGGTGCCTGTGACCACTGCGCTGGCCGTTGAGCCCGATGAAATCCTGTCGGACCCGGTGCTTGAGGAACGCGCGCGCGAAGTATCGCGGGAGTTGCGCTGCGTTGTCTGTCAGAACCAGGACATCGACAGTTCAAATGCCGGCATCGCGCGGGAAATGCGGATACTTGTCCGCGAACGTTTGATGGCAGGCGACACCAACGCGGACATTCTGGAATTCATGGTCGCGCGTTACGGCAATTATGTGCTGTTACGCCCGCCATTCAACGCGCAAACCTATGCGCTGTGGTTTGCGCCTTTGGTGCTTGCGCTGTTCGCGGGTGGCATTGGTTACACCGTGATGCGTCAAGCACGCCACAAAACGATCCGGCCCGCCGATCTGACCACTGATGAGGAAGCCGCGCTTCAAGCGGTTCTCGAAACATCTTCAGACATCGAGAAAAACAAATGA
- a CDS encoding DsbE family thiol:disulfide interchange protein: MKRMLYASPVLIAMIFGGFFLWGLNPERDPNAIPSVLISSPAPEVTLPEVAGTGVPGFSHADLVGDGGPVVVNIFASWCVPCRAEHAVLTRMVNQDGVRLFGINYQDQPEDALRWLNELGNPYERIGSDLNGRAAIDWGLTGVPETFIVGADGTVLYKHVGPILGNDAISAFTTALEQARQEGSS; encoded by the coding sequence ATGAAACGCATGCTCTACGCCAGTCCAGTTCTGATCGCCATGATCTTTGGCGGATTTTTCCTCTGGGGACTTAACCCGGAACGGGACCCCAACGCCATTCCCTCGGTCCTAATCTCAAGCCCCGCGCCCGAGGTTACATTGCCTGAGGTGGCGGGAACGGGCGTGCCCGGTTTTTCCCACGCTGATCTTGTAGGCGACGGGGGACCTGTCGTGGTCAACATCTTCGCCTCTTGGTGTGTGCCATGCCGCGCTGAACATGCGGTGCTGACACGAATGGTGAACCAAGATGGCGTGCGCCTGTTCGGCATCAATTATCAGGATCAGCCCGAAGATGCGCTGCGCTGGCTGAATGAGCTTGGCAATCCGTACGAGCGGATCGGATCCGACCTGAACGGACGTGCCGCAATCGATTGGGGCCTGACCGGTGTGCCGGAAACCTTCATCGTCGGCGCGGACGGAACCGTTCTCTACAAGCATGTCGGGCCGATACTTGGCAATGACGCCATCAGCGCGTTTACCACGGCGCTGGAGCAAGCCCGGCAAGAGGGATCATCATGA